From a single Solanum dulcamara chromosome 4, daSolDulc1.2, whole genome shotgun sequence genomic region:
- the LOC129886451 gene encoding uncharacterized protein LOC129886451 isoform X2 — translation MDSLLINSPYTALGPSNILNSNITSFNLSSFWFFRFKRPKKLKTSSVTVSYLNPPNPNPEWKNQSSYLKPFSLLLPIFKKIKNFAAKASKNKWGSVFKGCNGHENVPEELSGNLLQNGSFGMALLSITATAKVKISPIVATLAANPTFVSGFIAWFMAQSMKVFLNFCVERKWDFRIMFASGGMPSSHSALCTALTTSVAICHGVADSLFPVCLGFTLIVMYDAIGVRRHAGMQAEGPFGGGASNIIFSIPRARTREFWLRVKQSHHCTTAHVGY, via the exons ATGGATTCTCTCTTAATAAACTCCCCTTATACAGCCCTGGGTCCTTCTAACATTCTTAACTCTAACATCACTTCTTTcaatctttcttctttttggttTTTCAGATTCAAAAGAcccaagaaattgaaaacatctTCAGTAACTGTTTCATACTTGAATCCCCCAAATCCCAATCCGGAATGGAAAAATCAGAGCTCATACTTAAAACCCTTTTCGCTACTGCTTccaattttcaagaaaatcaaaAACTTTGCAGCAAAAGCCTCAAAGAACAAATGGGGCTCTGTTTTTAAAGGTTGTAATGGCCATGAGAATGTTCCTGAGGAACTTAGCGGGAATTTGTTGCAAAATGGAAGCTTTGGTATGGCTCTTTTGAGTATAACTGCAACAGCAAAGGTGAAGATAAGTCCAATTGTAGCTACATTAGCTGCTAACCCAACGTTTGTTTCGGGGTTTATAGCTTGGTTCATGGCACAGTCAATGAAGGTCTTTTTGAATTTCTGTGTGGAGAGAAAATGGGACTTTAGGATTATGTTTGCTTCTGGAGGGATGCCTTCTTCCCATTCAGCCTTGTGCACGGCATTGACCACCTCAGTTGCTATTTGTCATGGAGTTGCAGATTCATTGTTTCCCGTTTGTTTGGGATTCACTTTAATTGTCATGTATGATGCTATTGGAGTCAGACGGCATGCTGGGATGCAAGCAGAG GGCCCATTTGGGGGTGGCGCTTCCAACATAATTTTCTCCATACCCAGGGCTCGAACTCGAGAGTTCTGGTTAAGGGTGAAGCAGTCCCACCATTGCACCACAGCCCATGTTGGTTACTAG